DNA from Pseudophryne corroboree isolate aPseCor3 chromosome 7, aPseCor3.hap2, whole genome shotgun sequence:
agacaggacccactagccctttggggagacagagggagtttgccagcacacaccaaaagcgctatatataacagggatagccttataataagaatttacttaccgataattctatttctcgtagtccgtagtggatgctggggactccgtcaggaccatggggaatagcgggctccgcaggagacagggcacatctaaaaagctttttaggtcacatggtgtgtactggctcctccccctatgaccctcctccaagcctcagttaggtactgtgcccggacgagcgtacacaataaggaaggatcttgaatcccgggtaagactcataccagccacaccaatcacaccgtacaacttgtgatctgaacccagttaacagtatgataacaaaacgaagtagcctccgaaaagatggctcacaacaatagtaataacccgatttttgtaacaataactatgtacaagcattgcagacaatccgcacttgggatgggcgcccagcatccactacggactacgagaaatagaattatcggtaagtaaattcttattttctctaacgtcctagtggatgctggggactccgtcaggaccatggggattataccaaagctcccaaacgggcgggagagtgcggatgactctgcagcaccgaatgagagaactccaggtcctccttagccagagtatcaaaatttgtaaaattttacaaacgtgttctcccctgaccacgtagctgctcggcaaagttgtaatgccgagactcctcgggcagccgcccaggatgagcccaccttccttgtggaatgggcatctacatatttcgtctgtggcaggcctgccacagaatgtgcaagctgaattgtactacaaatccagcgtgcaatagactgcttagaagcatgagcacccagcttgttgggtgtatacagtataaacagcaagtcagactttctgactccagccgtcctaactatatatatatatatatatatatatatttttagggccctgaccacgtctagtaacttggagtcctccaagtccctagtagccgcaggcaccacaagaggttgtttcaggtgaaaacgctgacacccctttatgaagaaactggagacgagtcccagttctgtcctgttcaaatggaaaattttaatatgggcttttgtaagacaaagccgcccattctgacaatcgcctggccgaggccagggctaacaacatggtcacttcccatgtgagatatttgtcaacagcatggtcactttccatgtgagatatttcaaatccacagatttgagcggttcaaaccaatatgattttaagaaatcccaacactatgttgagatctcacggtgcctctaggggcacaaaaaagctgtatatgcaatacatcctttacaatctggacttcaggaactgaagtcaattctttctggaagaaaatctacagggccgaaatttaaatgttaatgaaccccaatttgaggtccaaaacactcctgttttcaggaagtgtagaaatcgacctagttgaatttccgtcgtggagccttcctggcctcacccacgcaacatattttcaccacatgtggtgatgacgttgtgcggtcacctccttcctggctttgaccagggtaggtatgacctcttatggaatgccttttcccctcaggatccggcattcaaccgccatgccgtcaaacgcagccgcggtaagtcttggaatagacatggtacttgctgaatcaagtcccttcttagctccccaggcccttagtcctctgtgagcatttcttgaagttccgggtaccaagtccctcttggccaatccggagccactagtatagttcatactcctctatgtcttataattctcaataccctggttatgagaaacagaggagggaacacatacacagactggtacacccacggtgttaccagaacatccacagctatcgcctgaaggtctcatgacctggcggaatacctgtcccgttttttgttcgggcgggacgccatcatgtccacctttggtctttgccaacggtccacaatcatgttgaaaaacttccctatgaagtttccactctcccgggtggaggtcatgcctgctgaggaagtctgcttcccagtcgtccactcccggaaagaacactgctgacagtgctatcacatgattttccgcctagcgaaaaatccttgcagttttcactgccctcctgcttcttgtgccgcccttctgtttacgtgggcgactgccgtgatgttatcccactggatcaataccggctgaccttgaagcagaggtctagctaagtttagagcattataaatttgctctaagcttatttatgcggagagaattctccagacttaatcacacttccctggaaattttttccctgtgtgactgttccccagcctctcaggctggcctccgtggtcaccggcatccaatcctgaatgccgaatctgcggccctctagaagatgagcactctgtaatcaccacaggagagacacccttttccttggatatagggttatccgctgatgcatctgaggatgcgatccggaccatttgtccagcagatcccactgaagagttcttgcgggaaatctgccgaatggaattgcttcgtaataagccaccatttttaccaggactcttgtgcaatgatgcactgacacttttcctggttttaggaggatcccgattagctcggataactccctggttttctccactgggagaaacacgtttttctggactgtgtccagaatcttccctaggaacagtagacgtgtcgtcggaaaaagctgcgattttggaatatttagaatccactcgtgctgtcgtagaactacttaagatagtgctactccgacctccaactgttctctggaccttgcccttatcaggaaagcgtccatgtttcttttaagaaaaatcatcattccggccattaccttggtaaagacccggggcgccgtggacaatccaaacggcagcgtctgaactgatagtgacagttctgtaccaggaacctgaagtacccttggtgagaagggcaaatttggacctgtaggtaaacgtccctgatatccagtgacatcatatcgtccccttcttcctggttcgctatcactgctccgagtgactccatcttgatttgaacgcttgtatgtaagtgttcaaatatttcagatctcaccgagccggttggcttcagtaccacaatatagtgtggaatactacccccttccttgttgtaagaagggtactttgattatcacctgctgggaatacagcctgtgaattgtgtgagggggagacgtctcgaatttccaatgtacacctgggatattacatgtaggatcccggagttcccttgcgagtgttgctgaaactcttgagatgaccccctaccgcacctgagtccgcttgtacggccccagcgttatgctgcggacttggcagaagccgtgaggagcttctgttcctgggaatgagctgcttgctgcagtcttcttccctttcctctccccctgggcagatatgactggccttcgcccgcctgcccgtatggggacgaaaggactgagactgaaaagactgtgtccttttctgccaatatgtgactcggggtaacaaaaggtggatttttcagctgttgccatggccaccaggtccaatggaccgcccctttatacggcaatacttccatatgccgtctggaatctgcctcacctgaccactgtcgtgtcttcgtctggcagatatgtacatcacatttactcttgatgccagaatgcaaatatgcctctgcgcatcacacatatatagaaatgcatccttaaaatgctctatagacaataaaatcctgtccctgtcaagggtatcaaaattttcagtcaggaaatccgaccaagccccctcagcgctgcacatccaggctgaggcgattgctggtcgtagtataacaccagtatgtgtgtatatactgttatgatattttccagcttcctatcagctggctccttgagggcggccgtatctggaaacggtaacgccatgttttttataagcgtgtgagcgccttgtccaccctaaggtgtgttttccaactcgcccttactactggcgggaaaaagggtataccgcccataactttctgtcggaggaaccccacgtatcatcacacacttcatttaatttatctgattcaggcaacactacaagtagtttattcccaccctacaaaatacccttatttgtggtacttgtggtatcagaaatacgtaacacctccttcattgcccttaacatgtaacttgtggccctaaaggaaaaatacgtttgtttcttcaccgtcgacactggggtcagtgtccgtgtctgtcgaccgactgaggtaaatgggcgtttttacaagcccctgacggtgtctgagacgcctggaccgatactaatttgtccgccggctgtctcatgtcgtcaaccggcttgcagcgtgttgacattatcacgtaattccataagtaagccatccattctggtgtcgactccctagagagtgacatcaccattacaggcaattttctccgtctcctcaccaacattttcctcatacatgtcgacacacacgtaccgacctacagcacacacatacagggaatgctctgatagaggacaggacccactagccctttggggagacagagggagagtttgccagcacacaccaaaagcgccataatgtatataacaaccctagaaggtgttgtttctatatatgggctcttaatatataattatatcgccaatttatgccccccttctctttaaccctgtttctgtagtgcaggggagagtgggagcctccctcaccagcggagctggtcaggaaaatggcgctgagtgctgaggagaataagctccgcccctttcacggcgggcttttctcccggttattaggaaaactggcctgggttaaatacatacatatagccttaatggctatatgtgatgtatttatttgccaaataggtatttatattgctgcccagggcgcccccagcaccctccgtgaccgtgtcagtgagccgtgtagcaacaatggcgcacagctgcagtgctgtgcgctacctctctgaagactgtgaagtcttctgccgcctgtttccggacctccgttccgccgtctttcttcagcgtctgtaagggggatcggcggcgcggctccgggacgaaccccaggctgacctgtgttccgactccctctggagctcagtgtccagtagcctaaaacttcaatcctcctgcacgcaggtgagttgcaagtctctcccctaagtccctcgttgcagtgatcctgtcgccagcaggaatcactgattagaaacctaaaaaaaaactttactaaacagctccttaagagagccatccagtttgcacccttctcggacgggcacaaaaacctaactgaggcttggaggagggtcatagggggaggagccagtacacaccatgtgacctaaaaagctttttagatgtgccctgtctcctgcggagcccgctattccccatggtcctgacggagtccccagcatccactaggacgttagagaaaataagtgctcccttatagctgctttatatatataaaaaatatcgccataaatttgccccccctctctgttttaccctgtttctgtagtgcagtgcaggggagagacctgggagccgtcctgaccagcggagctgtgagaggaaatggtgccgtgtgctgaggagataggccccaccccttttttggcgagctcgtctcccgctatttagtgaatccaggcaggggttaaatatctccatatagcctctgggggctatatgtgaggtatttttagcctttatataggttacatttgcctcccagggcccccccccccccccccccagcgccctgcaccctcagtgactgcgtgtgaagtgtgctgagaggaaaatggcgcacagctgcagtgctgtgcgctacctttagaagactgcaggagtcttcagccgccgattttggacctcttctgacttcagcatctgcaagggggccggcggcgcggctccggtgaccatccaggctgtacctgtgatcgtccctctggagctgatgtccagtagccaagaagccaatccatcctgcacgcaggtgagttcacttcttctcccctcagtccctcgttgcagtgatcctgttgccagcaggactcactgtaaaataaaaaaacctaagctaaactttttctaagcagctctttaggagagccacctagattgcacccttctcggccgggcacaaaaatctaactggagtctggtggagggtcatagggggaggagccagtgcacaccacctgatctggaaaagctttactttttgtgccctgtctcctgcggagccgctattccccatggtcctttcaggaaccccagcatccactaggacgatagagaaatggtcaTGTTAAGCAATCAAGATTTATCACGCATTATAGACATCCTCATCTTTCCATCCAGTTAATGGACACCCCACTACACAGGTGCTTAGAAGTGGGACCCAGACATTTGTTAAGCAGTAAAAAGTTTACCTAGTTTTTATACCCACCCAAAGGTTACTTTCACCCATTACATAGCCATCCATCATTTAGATTAGAGGTTCCCCACACTTAAGTCCTTCAAGCACCTTAACAGAAAGGGTTAAGGCTGTCCATGCTTCAGCAAAAGCATCCTAGTCAGTACCTCAGTCTAGTTAAGGTCAGCATTTGTGCTCCACCATGGACAACCATTAAACCTGGATTTTGAGGTAGTCTTGAAGACAGTCCAACAACCGATTTACAGCCAGATTCAATCAGGCTCAAAAGCTTATTGCATGAGAAAAGGGTGACTGCTCCAAGCATTAAAGTACAAGCCTCTTCAGTTATGCTTTTTCCTTGCAAGCTGTCAACATGTTCACAGCATCTACAAGGCCACTTAATGCAGGTTTCTGTTCAAGCTTCCCTCAGACTCAAACAGAAATCTGTAATGTGCAGCCTCCAAGCTGTAATGGATAGCAGCGGCCACTGCATTAGCAGGCCATTCATTTCTGCTGCCAAATGAATCTGGCACTTAAATATTTAAGGGCACCTCTGCACACTTCGCATTACTCTGGGACACCGTCCCCTATATTTATAACAGGCATTTAGTGTCTACATCACATTTCAACACTAAATAGCTGGCCTCATTTGTCCATTGCACACTAGACTGGTTAACTGGTAGCTAATCAATCTCAAGTCAATACCATTGAGGTAGTGGAAAGTTTATTTACAATGGAGTTACACTGAAAGTATGGAGAGAATGGAGCCAAAACATGCAGACTCGCAGGAGGTGGGAAGGGGCACAGAGTAGACTAACTGCAGATACAAATTTTTCTGAAAAACCTGAGGATTAAGGGAATGTCATATAAAAATGTGTACTACCGATTTACTGTCAACTACTCTACAGTTAACAAACCCTTTATAAAATAAAAGGACATCACACTTTATGTACATTTTCAAAGTAAAAAAAACTTCTAAGATTCAAAACAATTTCcaggaaaaataaaaattaagCACGTTCCCCACGGATTCTTCTTGCTAGCTGGATGTCCTTGGGCATAATTGTTACTCTCTTGGCATGAATAGCACACAGATTGGTGTCTTCAAAGAGACCCACCAGGTATGCCTCACTTGCTTCCTAAGAGTTAAAGAGAAATGGTGTTAATACATGCAGCCACAGTCCCTACCCACTACAGCAGTCTTCCATGTATAAGAGCGCTGCCTCACCTGCAGAGCACCAATAGCAGCACTCTGGAACCGCAAGTCAGTTTTAAAGTCCTGAGCGATTTCCCTCACTAGACGCTGGAAGGGAAGCTTGCGGATCAGGAGCTCAGTGGACTTCTGGTATCTCCTGATTTCTCTCAGCGCCACAGTACCAGGCCTGGGAAAAGGAGGTAGAGAATGACAGAAACAACTCGTTTCCTGCATGTAAATTTAAACTAGAAGCACAATGTATGCAGATTACTATGCAATACATGTAATGATTGGTACACTACATAAACATTAGATCACTGCACAAGTGCTCATTCAGACAAGCCCAACCCAGCATAGCAACAGCAACAAGTTCCCAC
Protein-coding regions in this window:
- the LOC134945347 gene encoding histone H3.3A, translating into MARTKQTARKSTGGKAPRKQLATKAARKSAPSTGGVKKPHRYRPGTVALREIRRYQKSTELLIRKLPFQRLVREIAQDFKTDLRFQSAAIGALQEASEAYLVGLFEDTNLCAIHAKRVTIMPKDIQLARRIRGERA